The Apis mellifera strain DH4 linkage group LG8, Amel_HAv3.1, whole genome shotgun sequence genome contains a region encoding:
- the LOC725871 gene encoding ARL14 effector protein: MDTGNSNENSHPILETPPRAERKSTRGSRQKGVDSVTKKFLRNFDPEHSEREKRKLHRRLYQGHKRHVMYDENGVYTQTGDDLCDCLNLNCAGCHFSCPKCNSPKCGHECRNNRKWTYESIENEGSDVIIKNPLLKET; the protein is encoded by the exons atggatacaggaaattcgaatgaaaattcacATCCAATTTTAGAGACTCCTCCACGTGCTGAACGA AAAAGTACCCGAGGATCGCGACAAAAAGGAGTAGATAgcgtaacaaaaaaatttctacgtaATTTTGATCCGGAACAtagtgaaagagaaaaacgaaaacTTCATCGACGATTGTATCAAGGTCATAAAAGACATGTTATGTATGACGAAAATGGAGTTTATACTCAAACAGGAGATGATCTTTgtgattgtttaaatttaaattgtgctGGATGTCATTTTTCTTGTCCTAAATGCAATTCTCCTAAATGTGGTCATGAATGCag gaatAATCGTAAGTGGACGTATGAATCCATAGAAAATGAAGGAAGCGatgtcattataaaaaatccattattgaaagaaacttga